A single genomic interval of Flavihumibacter rivuli harbors:
- a CDS encoding DUF3078 domain-containing protein, translated as MKNFILIGFTFLAFGNGAMAQDATVAGMKESASASRGVKDTVFKYNAKGWRKGVLFSLNIAQGSSNNWAAGAEKSSFSLAGYATLFANKKKDKFFWDNTLDLSYALQTTSSQGTRKTDDKIDLYSKMGHMISKHWAIVGVFNLRTQFANGYDYDYLGKGLERRTSGLFAPAYLLISPGIEWKPKDFFSVMISPISARWVIVTNDPYSYYFENGITPELEQETPLAALYGVDPTRKVSMEAGAYLSASFTKQVIKNVVYKSRLDLYSNYLGKRDPLTGEKFDAQPKNVDVFWTNTVIMKINKWLAVTYNFDLIYDDDVKQFGPNHDSPGTQTRSLLGVGISTKF; from the coding sequence ATGAAAAACTTTATTCTTATTGGCTTCACCTTTTTGGCGTTTGGAAACGGGGCGATGGCGCAGGATGCGACTGTTGCCGGTATGAAGGAATCAGCCTCCGCCTCCCGCGGTGTAAAAGATACAGTCTTTAAATACAATGCCAAGGGTTGGCGGAAAGGCGTATTGTTCTCCCTGAATATAGCCCAGGGTAGCTCCAATAACTGGGCAGCCGGTGCAGAAAAATCCTCTTTCTCCCTCGCCGGCTATGCCACCCTGTTTGCCAATAAAAAGAAGGATAAGTTTTTTTGGGACAATACACTCGACCTTAGTTATGCCTTGCAAACTACCAGTTCGCAGGGTACGCGAAAAACCGATGATAAGATCGACCTCTATAGTAAGATGGGCCATATGATCAGTAAGCATTGGGCCATTGTAGGTGTTTTCAACCTGCGGACCCAATTCGCAAACGGCTATGATTATGATTACCTGGGTAAAGGATTGGAACGCAGGACCTCCGGTTTATTTGCACCAGCTTACCTGCTGATCTCACCTGGCATTGAATGGAAGCCCAAGGACTTTTTCAGCGTAATGATATCACCTATTTCGGCCCGCTGGGTAATTGTGACCAATGATCCTTACAGTTATTATTTTGAAAACGGGATCACTCCCGAACTCGAACAGGAAACACCATTGGCCGCACTTTATGGGGTGGATCCTACCCGTAAGGTCTCCATGGAAGCTGGCGCCTACCTTTCTGCCAGTTTTACCAAGCAAGTCATTAAGAACGTAGTGTATAAGAGTCGTCTGGATCTTTATTCCAACTACCTGGGCAAGCGTGATCCCCTGACCGGAGAAAAATTCGATGCCCAACCCAAGAATGTGGATGTATTCTGGACCAATACGGTGATTATGAAGATCAATAAATGGCTGGCTGTGACCTATAATTTCGACCTGATCTACGATGATGATGTAAAGCAGTTCGGTCCTAACCATGATTCGCCTGGTACGCAGACCCGCTCCCTTTTGGGGGTTGGTATCTCTACCAAATTCTAA
- a CDS encoding segregation and condensation protein A: MAVQHTSYQIKLPQFEGPFDLLLFFIERDELDIYNIPITKIIQDFLAYIHQQEQLNIELSSEFILFISTLMRIKAKMLLPRKEMDAQGNEIDPRQELIDKLLEYKKYKQAAAELTEMEAIRQLMVKRGNIHKELSEIGEEAGEGTEIQQITLYKLMKAFEKAMQKVYDRNNKPVHTVVQYNYTMEQSRENVLDLCKVQKTMSFEKLFEHCENRIHAIFFFLSMLELVQQKYMKIMTGEGRNNFIVEWNDEREEEAHELIFPQS; the protein is encoded by the coding sequence ATGGCCGTGCAGCATACCTCCTACCAGATCAAATTGCCACAGTTCGAAGGCCCTTTCGACCTGTTGCTGTTCTTTATTGAGCGCGATGAACTGGATATCTATAATATCCCAATCACCAAGATCATCCAGGACTTCCTGGCCTATATCCACCAGCAGGAGCAATTGAATATTGAACTGTCGAGCGAGTTTATCCTGTTCATTTCCACCCTGATGCGGATCAAGGCCAAAATGCTGCTGCCCCGCAAGGAGATGGATGCCCAGGGTAATGAGATCGATCCCCGCCAGGAGTTGATCGACAAACTGCTGGAATACAAGAAGTACAAGCAGGCTGCCGCAGAACTCACAGAGATGGAAGCGATCCGCCAGCTGATGGTCAAGCGCGGCAATATCCACAAGGAATTGAGCGAAATAGGGGAGGAAGCAGGCGAAGGCACCGAGATCCAGCAGATCACCCTCTATAAACTGATGAAGGCCTTTGAAAAGGCCATGCAAAAGGTCTATGACCGCAACAACAAACCGGTGCATACCGTGGTGCAGTATAATTATACCATGGAGCAAAGCCGGGAGAATGTGTTGGACCTCTGTAAGGTTCAGAAGACCATGTCCTTCGAAAAGCTGTTCGAACATTGCGAGAACAGGATCCATGCCATCTTCTTTTTCCTCAGTATGCTGGAACTGGTCCAGCAGAAATACATGAAGATCATGACCGGTGAGGGACGCAATAATTTTATCGTCGAATGGAATGATGAGCGGGAAGAGGAAGCCCATGAGCTCATTTTCCCCCAATCATAG